A stretch of Labrus mixtus chromosome 7, fLabMix1.1, whole genome shotgun sequence DNA encodes these proteins:
- the LOC132977410 gene encoding AMP deaminase 2-like isoform X2, whose translation MRQSSSSIRASAPLSLCWPLHSSDSLCSSSNRSTGGKMSSSTSSSSNSDGQGKPKPKSPFRKRGSLQSTTSPDLSGASGSKPLKPQRSLPGTPVSITHYPIDLRISMEEKYKEIVEELFTRSMAESEMRSAPYEFPEDSPIEQLEERRHRLERQISQDIKLEPEILLRAKQDFMKIDSAADLELLNEKSVDTVDDGFRERALPMEKEYQRVSISGEEKCGVPFTDLVDAAKCVVKALFIREKYINRSMQSFCKTTAHALQELGLKPLDLRVYEDIPETPVDADAPVHPPVSETHPYDNQDPKNMPPDTGYGCKMVDGVVHVYTKKTNMDKSSELDLPYPDLKEYITDMNVMMALIINGPVKSFCYRRLQYLSSKFQMHILLNEMKELAAQKKVPHRDFYNIRKVDTHIHASSCMNQKHLLRFIKKAMKKYPEEIVHIERGRGQTLKDVFESMNLTAFDLSVDTLDMHADRNTFHRFDKFNAKYNPIGESILREIFIKTDNHIEGKYFGHIVKEVMYDLEESKYQNSELRLSIYGRSRDEWDKLAHWAVKHRVYSDNVRWLIQVPRLFDVYHTKKQLSNFQEMLENIFMPLFEVTISPHSHPELHLFLQHVVGFDSVDDESKPEHHIFNLDSPLPADWTEEDNPPYSYYLYYTYANMAVLNHLRRRRGFHTFVLRPHCGEAGPIHHLVSGFMLSENISHGLLLRKAPVLQYLYYLAQIGIAMSPLSNNSLFLSYHRNPLPEYLSRGLIISLSTDDPLQFHFTKEPLMEEYSIATQVWKLSSCDMCELARNSVLMSGFSHRAKSYWLGPSYSREGPESNDIRRTNVPDIRVAYRSETLSEELQLITQAVRTEELDTIDEEDSLSMGPLPVRP comes from the exons ATGAGACAGAGCTCCTCCAGCATCAGAGCCAgtgctcctctctccctctgctggccGCTGCACAGCTCTGACTCGCTCTGCTCCAGTAGTAACAGGAGTACAGGCGGCAAGATGTCATCCTCtacgtcctcctcctccaacagcGATGGACAAGGGAAGCCTAAACCTAAATCCCCGTTTCGCAAGAGGGGGAGCCTGCAGAGCACCACCAGCCCTG ATCTGAGCGGTGCATCCGGGTCCAAACCTCTCAAGCCCCAGAGATCGCTTCCAGGGACGCCTGTTTCTATCACACACTACCCGATCGACCTGCGAATATCAATGGAAGAAAAGTACAAAGAGATTGTTGAG GAGCTATTCACACGCAGCATGGCAGAGAGCGAGATGCGAAGCGCTCCCTATGAGTTTCCAGAGGACAGCCCCATCGAACAGCTGGAAGAGCGACGGCACCGCCTGGAGAGGCAGATCAGCCAGGACATCAA GCTTGAGCCCGAGATATTGCTCCGCGCCAAACAGGACTTCATGAAAATCGACAGTGCTGCAGATCTGGA GCTTTTAAATGAGAAGAGCGTGGACACTGTGGATGATGGCTTTAGGGAGAGAGCATTGCCGATGGAGAAAGAGTACCAGCGGGTCTCAATATCCGGAGAGGAGAAGTGTGGG GTGCCCTTCACTGACCTGGTCGATGCGGCAAAGTGTGTGGTGAAGGCATTATTCATCCGGGAGAAATACATTAACCGATCTATGCAAAGCTTTTGTAAGACCACAGCCCACGCCCTGCAGGAGCTCGGGTTGAAGCCTCTGGATCTGAGAGTGTATGAGGATATACCAGAGACCCCTGTAGACGCTG ATGCCCCTGTCCATCCACCTGTTTCAGAGACACACCCCTACGACAACCAGGACCCCAAGAATATGCCCCCAGACACAGGATATGGTTGCAAGATGGTGGATGGAGTAGTGCATGTCTACACCAAGAAAACCAACATGGATAA GAGCTCAGAACTGGACCTGCCATACCCTGACCTGAAGGAGTACATCACTGACATGAATGTGATGATGGCCCTCATTATTAACGGGCCCGT GAAGTCCTTCTGCTACCGCCGTCTGCAGTACCTGAGCTCTAAATTCCAGATGCACATCCTCCTGAATGAGATGAAGGAGTTGGCGGCTCAGAAGAAAGTTCCACACAGAGACTTCTACAACATACGAAAG gtggacacacacatacacgcatcATCCTGCATGAATCAGAAGCACTTGCTGCGATTCATCAAGAAAGCCATGAAGAAATACCCCGAGGAGATCGTTCACATAGAGCGTGGACGCGGTCAGACCCTGAAGGACGTGTTTGAGAGCATGAACCTGACGGCCTTTGACCTGAGCGTAGACACTCTGGATATGCATGCG GACCGCAACACATTCCATCGGTTTGACAAGTTCAACGCCAAGTACAACCCCATCGGAGAATCCATCCTCAGAGAGATCTTCATCAAGACTGACAACCACATTGAAGGAAAATACTTTGGACACATAGTCAAG GAAGTGATGTATGACCTGGAGGAAAGTAAATACCAGAACTCTGAGCTGCGTCTCTCCATCTACGGTCGCTCCAGAGACGAGTGGGATAAACTGGCTCATTGGGCTGTTAAGCACCGGGTGTACTCTGATAATGTGCGCTGGCTCATCCAGGTGCCCCGCTTGTT TGATGTGTATCACACAAAGAAGCAGCTGTCTAATTTCCAGGAGATGTTGGAGAATATCTTTATGCCTCTGTTTGAAGTCACAATCAGCCCCCACAGTCATCCTGAGCTGCACCTCTTCCTGCAGCAT GTGGTGGGCTTTGACAGTGTGGATGATGAATCCAAACCTGAGCATCACATTTTCAACCTGGACAGTCCGCTGCCAGCTGACTGGACAGAAGAAGACAACCCTCCCTACTCGTACTACCTCTACTACACCTACGCCAACATGGCTGTGCTCAACCACCTGCGACG GCGGCGAGGTTTCCATACGTTTGTGCTGCGACCTCACTGTGGGGAGGCGGGGCCGATCCACCACCTCGTATCAGGCTTCATGTTATCAGAGAACATCTCCCACGGGCTGCTGCTCAGAAAG GCCCCGGTGCTGCAGTATCTCTACTACTTGGCTCAAATCGGCATTGCCATGTCACCGCTGAGTAACAACAGCCTGTTCCTCAGTTACCATCGCAATCCGCTGCCAGAGTACCTGTCCAGAGGCCTCATCATCTCTCTGTCCACTGATGACCCTCTTCAGTTCCACTTCACAAAG GAGCCTCTGATGGAAGAGTACAGCATTGCTACTCAGGTGTGGAAACTAAGCTCCTGTGACATGTGCGAGCTGGCCAGAAACAGTGTCCTCATGAGTGGCTTCTCACACAGG gCTAAAAGCTACTGGTTGGGCCCCAGTTATTCCAGGGAGGGTCCTGAGAGCAACGATATCCGCAGAACCAATGTCCCGGATATCCGTGTGGCGTACCGCAGCGAGACGCTCtctgaggagctgcagctcaTCACTCAGGCTGTGCGCACCGAGGAGCTGGACACCATAGACGAGGAAGACTCTCTGTCCATGGGACCCCTCCCAGTACGACCCTGA
- the LOC132977410 gene encoding AMP deaminase 2-like isoform X3 yields the protein MRQSSSSIRASAPLSLCWPLHSSDSLCSSSNRSTGGKMSSSTSSSSNSDGQGKPKPKSPFRKRGSLQSTTSPDLSGASGSKPLKPQRSLPGTPVSITHYPIDLRISMEEKYKEIVEELFTRSMAESEMRSAPYEFPEDSPIEQLEERRHRLERQISQDIKLLNEKSVDTVDDGFRERALPMEKEYQRVSISGEEKCGVPFTDLVDAAKCVVKALFIREKYINRSMQSFCKTTAHALQELGLKPLDLRVYEDIPETPVDADAPVHPPVSETHPYDNQDPKNMPPDTGYGCKMVDGVVHVYTKKTNMDKSSELDLPYPDLKEYITDMNVMMALIINGPVKSFCYRRLQYLSSKFQMHILLNEMKELAAQKKVPHRDFYNIRKVDTHIHASSCMNQKHLLRFIKKAMKKYPEEIVHIERGRGQTLKDVFESMNLTAFDLSVDTLDMHADRNTFHRFDKFNAKYNPIGESILREIFIKTDNHIEGKYFGHIVKEVMYDLEESKYQNSELRLSIYGRSRDEWDKLAHWAVKHRVYSDNVRWLIQVPRLFDVYHTKKQLSNFQEMLENIFMPLFEVTISPHSHPELHLFLQHVVGFDSVDDESKPEHHIFNLDSPLPADWTEEDNPPYSYYLYYTYANMAVLNHLRRRRGFHTFVLRPHCGEAGPIHHLVSGFMLSENISHGLLLRKAPVLQYLYYLAQIGIAMSPLSNNSLFLSYHRNPLPEYLSRGLIISLSTDDPLQFHFTKEPLMEEYSIATQVWKLSSCDMCELARNSVLMSGFSHRAKSYWLGPSYSREGPESNDIRRTNVPDIRVAYRSETLSEELQLITQAVRTEELDTIDEEDSLSMGPLPVRP from the exons ATGAGACAGAGCTCCTCCAGCATCAGAGCCAgtgctcctctctccctctgctggccGCTGCACAGCTCTGACTCGCTCTGCTCCAGTAGTAACAGGAGTACAGGCGGCAAGATGTCATCCTCtacgtcctcctcctccaacagcGATGGACAAGGGAAGCCTAAACCTAAATCCCCGTTTCGCAAGAGGGGGAGCCTGCAGAGCACCACCAGCCCTG ATCTGAGCGGTGCATCCGGGTCCAAACCTCTCAAGCCCCAGAGATCGCTTCCAGGGACGCCTGTTTCTATCACACACTACCCGATCGACCTGCGAATATCAATGGAAGAAAAGTACAAAGAGATTGTTGAG GAGCTATTCACACGCAGCATGGCAGAGAGCGAGATGCGAAGCGCTCCCTATGAGTTTCCAGAGGACAGCCCCATCGAACAGCTGGAAGAGCGACGGCACCGCCTGGAGAGGCAGATCAGCCAGGACATCAA GCTTTTAAATGAGAAGAGCGTGGACACTGTGGATGATGGCTTTAGGGAGAGAGCATTGCCGATGGAGAAAGAGTACCAGCGGGTCTCAATATCCGGAGAGGAGAAGTGTGGG GTGCCCTTCACTGACCTGGTCGATGCGGCAAAGTGTGTGGTGAAGGCATTATTCATCCGGGAGAAATACATTAACCGATCTATGCAAAGCTTTTGTAAGACCACAGCCCACGCCCTGCAGGAGCTCGGGTTGAAGCCTCTGGATCTGAGAGTGTATGAGGATATACCAGAGACCCCTGTAGACGCTG ATGCCCCTGTCCATCCACCTGTTTCAGAGACACACCCCTACGACAACCAGGACCCCAAGAATATGCCCCCAGACACAGGATATGGTTGCAAGATGGTGGATGGAGTAGTGCATGTCTACACCAAGAAAACCAACATGGATAA GAGCTCAGAACTGGACCTGCCATACCCTGACCTGAAGGAGTACATCACTGACATGAATGTGATGATGGCCCTCATTATTAACGGGCCCGT GAAGTCCTTCTGCTACCGCCGTCTGCAGTACCTGAGCTCTAAATTCCAGATGCACATCCTCCTGAATGAGATGAAGGAGTTGGCGGCTCAGAAGAAAGTTCCACACAGAGACTTCTACAACATACGAAAG gtggacacacacatacacgcatcATCCTGCATGAATCAGAAGCACTTGCTGCGATTCATCAAGAAAGCCATGAAGAAATACCCCGAGGAGATCGTTCACATAGAGCGTGGACGCGGTCAGACCCTGAAGGACGTGTTTGAGAGCATGAACCTGACGGCCTTTGACCTGAGCGTAGACACTCTGGATATGCATGCG GACCGCAACACATTCCATCGGTTTGACAAGTTCAACGCCAAGTACAACCCCATCGGAGAATCCATCCTCAGAGAGATCTTCATCAAGACTGACAACCACATTGAAGGAAAATACTTTGGACACATAGTCAAG GAAGTGATGTATGACCTGGAGGAAAGTAAATACCAGAACTCTGAGCTGCGTCTCTCCATCTACGGTCGCTCCAGAGACGAGTGGGATAAACTGGCTCATTGGGCTGTTAAGCACCGGGTGTACTCTGATAATGTGCGCTGGCTCATCCAGGTGCCCCGCTTGTT TGATGTGTATCACACAAAGAAGCAGCTGTCTAATTTCCAGGAGATGTTGGAGAATATCTTTATGCCTCTGTTTGAAGTCACAATCAGCCCCCACAGTCATCCTGAGCTGCACCTCTTCCTGCAGCAT GTGGTGGGCTTTGACAGTGTGGATGATGAATCCAAACCTGAGCATCACATTTTCAACCTGGACAGTCCGCTGCCAGCTGACTGGACAGAAGAAGACAACCCTCCCTACTCGTACTACCTCTACTACACCTACGCCAACATGGCTGTGCTCAACCACCTGCGACG GCGGCGAGGTTTCCATACGTTTGTGCTGCGACCTCACTGTGGGGAGGCGGGGCCGATCCACCACCTCGTATCAGGCTTCATGTTATCAGAGAACATCTCCCACGGGCTGCTGCTCAGAAAG GCCCCGGTGCTGCAGTATCTCTACTACTTGGCTCAAATCGGCATTGCCATGTCACCGCTGAGTAACAACAGCCTGTTCCTCAGTTACCATCGCAATCCGCTGCCAGAGTACCTGTCCAGAGGCCTCATCATCTCTCTGTCCACTGATGACCCTCTTCAGTTCCACTTCACAAAG GAGCCTCTGATGGAAGAGTACAGCATTGCTACTCAGGTGTGGAAACTAAGCTCCTGTGACATGTGCGAGCTGGCCAGAAACAGTGTCCTCATGAGTGGCTTCTCACACAGG gCTAAAAGCTACTGGTTGGGCCCCAGTTATTCCAGGGAGGGTCCTGAGAGCAACGATATCCGCAGAACCAATGTCCCGGATATCCGTGTGGCGTACCGCAGCGAGACGCTCtctgaggagctgcagctcaTCACTCAGGCTGTGCGCACCGAGGAGCTGGACACCATAGACGAGGAAGACTCTCTGTCCATGGGACCCCTCCCAGTACGACCCTGA
- the LOC132977410 gene encoding AMP deaminase 2-like isoform X4 translates to MSDDLSGASGSKPLKPQRSLPGTPVSITHYPIDLRISMEEKYKEIVEELFTRSMAESEMRSAPYEFPEDSPIEQLEERRHRLERQISQDIKLEPEILLRAKQDFMKIDSAADLELLNEKSVDTVDDGFRERALPMEKEYQRVSISGEEKCGVPFTDLVDAAKCVVKALFIREKYINRSMQSFCKTTAHALQELGLKPLDLRVYEDIPETPVDADAPVHPPVSETHPYDNQDPKNMPPDTGYGCKMVDGVVHVYTKKTNMDKSSELDLPYPDLKEYITDMNVMMALIINGPVKSFCYRRLQYLSSKFQMHILLNEMKELAAQKKVPHRDFYNIRKVDTHIHASSCMNQKHLLRFIKKAMKKYPEEIVHIERGRGQTLKDVFESMNLTAFDLSVDTLDMHADRNTFHRFDKFNAKYNPIGESILREIFIKTDNHIEGKYFGHIVKEVMYDLEESKYQNSELRLSIYGRSRDEWDKLAHWAVKHRVYSDNVRWLIQVPRLFDVYHTKKQLSNFQEMLENIFMPLFEVTISPHSHPELHLFLQHVVGFDSVDDESKPEHHIFNLDSPLPADWTEEDNPPYSYYLYYTYANMAVLNHLRRRRGFHTFVLRPHCGEAGPIHHLVSGFMLSENISHGLLLRKAPVLQYLYYLAQIGIAMSPLSNNSLFLSYHRNPLPEYLSRGLIISLSTDDPLQFHFTKEPLMEEYSIATQVWKLSSCDMCELARNSVLMSGFSHRAKSYWLGPSYSREGPESNDIRRTNVPDIRVAYRSETLSEELQLITQAVRTEELDTIDEEDSLSMGPLPVRP, encoded by the exons ATGTCAGATG ATCTGAGCGGTGCATCCGGGTCCAAACCTCTCAAGCCCCAGAGATCGCTTCCAGGGACGCCTGTTTCTATCACACACTACCCGATCGACCTGCGAATATCAATGGAAGAAAAGTACAAAGAGATTGTTGAG GAGCTATTCACACGCAGCATGGCAGAGAGCGAGATGCGAAGCGCTCCCTATGAGTTTCCAGAGGACAGCCCCATCGAACAGCTGGAAGAGCGACGGCACCGCCTGGAGAGGCAGATCAGCCAGGACATCAA GCTTGAGCCCGAGATATTGCTCCGCGCCAAACAGGACTTCATGAAAATCGACAGTGCTGCAGATCTGGA GCTTTTAAATGAGAAGAGCGTGGACACTGTGGATGATGGCTTTAGGGAGAGAGCATTGCCGATGGAGAAAGAGTACCAGCGGGTCTCAATATCCGGAGAGGAGAAGTGTGGG GTGCCCTTCACTGACCTGGTCGATGCGGCAAAGTGTGTGGTGAAGGCATTATTCATCCGGGAGAAATACATTAACCGATCTATGCAAAGCTTTTGTAAGACCACAGCCCACGCCCTGCAGGAGCTCGGGTTGAAGCCTCTGGATCTGAGAGTGTATGAGGATATACCAGAGACCCCTGTAGACGCTG ATGCCCCTGTCCATCCACCTGTTTCAGAGACACACCCCTACGACAACCAGGACCCCAAGAATATGCCCCCAGACACAGGATATGGTTGCAAGATGGTGGATGGAGTAGTGCATGTCTACACCAAGAAAACCAACATGGATAA GAGCTCAGAACTGGACCTGCCATACCCTGACCTGAAGGAGTACATCACTGACATGAATGTGATGATGGCCCTCATTATTAACGGGCCCGT GAAGTCCTTCTGCTACCGCCGTCTGCAGTACCTGAGCTCTAAATTCCAGATGCACATCCTCCTGAATGAGATGAAGGAGTTGGCGGCTCAGAAGAAAGTTCCACACAGAGACTTCTACAACATACGAAAG gtggacacacacatacacgcatcATCCTGCATGAATCAGAAGCACTTGCTGCGATTCATCAAGAAAGCCATGAAGAAATACCCCGAGGAGATCGTTCACATAGAGCGTGGACGCGGTCAGACCCTGAAGGACGTGTTTGAGAGCATGAACCTGACGGCCTTTGACCTGAGCGTAGACACTCTGGATATGCATGCG GACCGCAACACATTCCATCGGTTTGACAAGTTCAACGCCAAGTACAACCCCATCGGAGAATCCATCCTCAGAGAGATCTTCATCAAGACTGACAACCACATTGAAGGAAAATACTTTGGACACATAGTCAAG GAAGTGATGTATGACCTGGAGGAAAGTAAATACCAGAACTCTGAGCTGCGTCTCTCCATCTACGGTCGCTCCAGAGACGAGTGGGATAAACTGGCTCATTGGGCTGTTAAGCACCGGGTGTACTCTGATAATGTGCGCTGGCTCATCCAGGTGCCCCGCTTGTT TGATGTGTATCACACAAAGAAGCAGCTGTCTAATTTCCAGGAGATGTTGGAGAATATCTTTATGCCTCTGTTTGAAGTCACAATCAGCCCCCACAGTCATCCTGAGCTGCACCTCTTCCTGCAGCAT GTGGTGGGCTTTGACAGTGTGGATGATGAATCCAAACCTGAGCATCACATTTTCAACCTGGACAGTCCGCTGCCAGCTGACTGGACAGAAGAAGACAACCCTCCCTACTCGTACTACCTCTACTACACCTACGCCAACATGGCTGTGCTCAACCACCTGCGACG GCGGCGAGGTTTCCATACGTTTGTGCTGCGACCTCACTGTGGGGAGGCGGGGCCGATCCACCACCTCGTATCAGGCTTCATGTTATCAGAGAACATCTCCCACGGGCTGCTGCTCAGAAAG GCCCCGGTGCTGCAGTATCTCTACTACTTGGCTCAAATCGGCATTGCCATGTCACCGCTGAGTAACAACAGCCTGTTCCTCAGTTACCATCGCAATCCGCTGCCAGAGTACCTGTCCAGAGGCCTCATCATCTCTCTGTCCACTGATGACCCTCTTCAGTTCCACTTCACAAAG GAGCCTCTGATGGAAGAGTACAGCATTGCTACTCAGGTGTGGAAACTAAGCTCCTGTGACATGTGCGAGCTGGCCAGAAACAGTGTCCTCATGAGTGGCTTCTCACACAGG gCTAAAAGCTACTGGTTGGGCCCCAGTTATTCCAGGGAGGGTCCTGAGAGCAACGATATCCGCAGAACCAATGTCCCGGATATCCGTGTGGCGTACCGCAGCGAGACGCTCtctgaggagctgcagctcaTCACTCAGGCTGTGCGCACCGAGGAGCTGGACACCATAGACGAGGAAGACTCTCTGTCCATGGGACCCCTCCCAGTACGACCCTGA
- the LOC132977410 gene encoding AMP deaminase 2-like isoform X5, with product MEEKYKEIVEELFTRSMAESEMRSAPYEFPEDSPIEQLEERRHRLERQISQDIKLEPEILLRAKQDFMKIDSAADLELLNEKSVDTVDDGFRERALPMEKEYQRVSISGEEKCGVPFTDLVDAAKCVVKALFIREKYINRSMQSFCKTTAHALQELGLKPLDLRVYEDIPETPVDADAPVHPPVSETHPYDNQDPKNMPPDTGYGCKMVDGVVHVYTKKTNMDKSSELDLPYPDLKEYITDMNVMMALIINGPVKSFCYRRLQYLSSKFQMHILLNEMKELAAQKKVPHRDFYNIRKVDTHIHASSCMNQKHLLRFIKKAMKKYPEEIVHIERGRGQTLKDVFESMNLTAFDLSVDTLDMHADRNTFHRFDKFNAKYNPIGESILREIFIKTDNHIEGKYFGHIVKEVMYDLEESKYQNSELRLSIYGRSRDEWDKLAHWAVKHRVYSDNVRWLIQVPRLFDVYHTKKQLSNFQEMLENIFMPLFEVTISPHSHPELHLFLQHVVGFDSVDDESKPEHHIFNLDSPLPADWTEEDNPPYSYYLYYTYANMAVLNHLRRRRGFHTFVLRPHCGEAGPIHHLVSGFMLSENISHGLLLRKAPVLQYLYYLAQIGIAMSPLSNNSLFLSYHRNPLPEYLSRGLIISLSTDDPLQFHFTKEPLMEEYSIATQVWKLSSCDMCELARNSVLMSGFSHRAKSYWLGPSYSREGPESNDIRRTNVPDIRVAYRSETLSEELQLITQAVRTEELDTIDEEDSLSMGPLPVRP from the exons ATGGAAGAAAAGTACAAAGAGATTGTTGAG GAGCTATTCACACGCAGCATGGCAGAGAGCGAGATGCGAAGCGCTCCCTATGAGTTTCCAGAGGACAGCCCCATCGAACAGCTGGAAGAGCGACGGCACCGCCTGGAGAGGCAGATCAGCCAGGACATCAA GCTTGAGCCCGAGATATTGCTCCGCGCCAAACAGGACTTCATGAAAATCGACAGTGCTGCAGATCTGGA GCTTTTAAATGAGAAGAGCGTGGACACTGTGGATGATGGCTTTAGGGAGAGAGCATTGCCGATGGAGAAAGAGTACCAGCGGGTCTCAATATCCGGAGAGGAGAAGTGTGGG GTGCCCTTCACTGACCTGGTCGATGCGGCAAAGTGTGTGGTGAAGGCATTATTCATCCGGGAGAAATACATTAACCGATCTATGCAAAGCTTTTGTAAGACCACAGCCCACGCCCTGCAGGAGCTCGGGTTGAAGCCTCTGGATCTGAGAGTGTATGAGGATATACCAGAGACCCCTGTAGACGCTG ATGCCCCTGTCCATCCACCTGTTTCAGAGACACACCCCTACGACAACCAGGACCCCAAGAATATGCCCCCAGACACAGGATATGGTTGCAAGATGGTGGATGGAGTAGTGCATGTCTACACCAAGAAAACCAACATGGATAA GAGCTCAGAACTGGACCTGCCATACCCTGACCTGAAGGAGTACATCACTGACATGAATGTGATGATGGCCCTCATTATTAACGGGCCCGT GAAGTCCTTCTGCTACCGCCGTCTGCAGTACCTGAGCTCTAAATTCCAGATGCACATCCTCCTGAATGAGATGAAGGAGTTGGCGGCTCAGAAGAAAGTTCCACACAGAGACTTCTACAACATACGAAAG gtggacacacacatacacgcatcATCCTGCATGAATCAGAAGCACTTGCTGCGATTCATCAAGAAAGCCATGAAGAAATACCCCGAGGAGATCGTTCACATAGAGCGTGGACGCGGTCAGACCCTGAAGGACGTGTTTGAGAGCATGAACCTGACGGCCTTTGACCTGAGCGTAGACACTCTGGATATGCATGCG GACCGCAACACATTCCATCGGTTTGACAAGTTCAACGCCAAGTACAACCCCATCGGAGAATCCATCCTCAGAGAGATCTTCATCAAGACTGACAACCACATTGAAGGAAAATACTTTGGACACATAGTCAAG GAAGTGATGTATGACCTGGAGGAAAGTAAATACCAGAACTCTGAGCTGCGTCTCTCCATCTACGGTCGCTCCAGAGACGAGTGGGATAAACTGGCTCATTGGGCTGTTAAGCACCGGGTGTACTCTGATAATGTGCGCTGGCTCATCCAGGTGCCCCGCTTGTT TGATGTGTATCACACAAAGAAGCAGCTGTCTAATTTCCAGGAGATGTTGGAGAATATCTTTATGCCTCTGTTTGAAGTCACAATCAGCCCCCACAGTCATCCTGAGCTGCACCTCTTCCTGCAGCAT GTGGTGGGCTTTGACAGTGTGGATGATGAATCCAAACCTGAGCATCACATTTTCAACCTGGACAGTCCGCTGCCAGCTGACTGGACAGAAGAAGACAACCCTCCCTACTCGTACTACCTCTACTACACCTACGCCAACATGGCTGTGCTCAACCACCTGCGACG GCGGCGAGGTTTCCATACGTTTGTGCTGCGACCTCACTGTGGGGAGGCGGGGCCGATCCACCACCTCGTATCAGGCTTCATGTTATCAGAGAACATCTCCCACGGGCTGCTGCTCAGAAAG GCCCCGGTGCTGCAGTATCTCTACTACTTGGCTCAAATCGGCATTGCCATGTCACCGCTGAGTAACAACAGCCTGTTCCTCAGTTACCATCGCAATCCGCTGCCAGAGTACCTGTCCAGAGGCCTCATCATCTCTCTGTCCACTGATGACCCTCTTCAGTTCCACTTCACAAAG GAGCCTCTGATGGAAGAGTACAGCATTGCTACTCAGGTGTGGAAACTAAGCTCCTGTGACATGTGCGAGCTGGCCAGAAACAGTGTCCTCATGAGTGGCTTCTCACACAGG gCTAAAAGCTACTGGTTGGGCCCCAGTTATTCCAGGGAGGGTCCTGAGAGCAACGATATCCGCAGAACCAATGTCCCGGATATCCGTGTGGCGTACCGCAGCGAGACGCTCtctgaggagctgcagctcaTCACTCAGGCTGTGCGCACCGAGGAGCTGGACACCATAGACGAGGAAGACTCTCTGTCCATGGGACCCCTCCCAGTACGACCCTGA